A single window of Chitinophaga sp. XS-30 DNA harbors:
- a CDS encoding FAD-binding and (Fe-S)-binding domain-containing protein has protein sequence MNTEQIVQAFREVKTGLEGDIFFEDTVPDRTVLMAYATDASVYQEHPMGVALPKNKADICRLVKLSKTYNIPLIPRTAGTSLAGQVVGNGLVVDVSRYMNRILEVNTAEKWVRVEPGLERDVLNELLLPHGLFFGPETSTSNRAMIGGMIGNNSCGLHSMVWGTTRDNLLSVNVVLGNGNEAVFADVDEHSLQEKLALEGFEGSIYRSLHALLSDKDNQQAIEDGYPAKSLRRRNTGYALDALVNTTPYLGGFVPFNLSHLIAGSEGTLAFITEAKLRLMELPPKVNGLVCVHCTSLKESLQVNLIAVRHPVTASELVDDVIMNFTKDHPEHQQNRFFIAGDPAAVLMVEFMCHTEEALKAQTDAFINEVKAQGLGYAYPLLRGAEINPAWNLRKSGLGLLRNIKGDAQPVNLIEDCAVDPEYLPDYIADLQEVLRSMNLQASYYAHAGAGELHVEPLINLKSSEGKIIFRSLLAKTAAIVKKYKGSLSGEHGDGRLRGEFIRFMLGEHCYRLCKTVKQIFDPSNMLNPGKIVDPPPMDQSFRFKEPARGPKVKTHFDFSEEGGILALAEKCSGSGDCRKTHFAGGTMCPSYMATRFERDTTRARANVLRQFLAQDNTAKAFDHDEIHEAMDLCLSCKGCKSECPSSVDVSKLKAEFLQQYYDQHGIPLKARMIAEFPRLTKLASAMPRLFNFAIANKYTGGLLKRVMNMAPEREVPALHAFTLRSWYRRFRREKKGMEYTGKVYLFCDEFTNYNDVGIGMRCIELLTALGYEVVIPDHQESGRTHLSKGLVKRAKAIAAKNVEQLAFIADGPYPLIGLEPSAILTFRDEYVDLVPAALKDKARALAGKVMLFEEFMAAEMDAGRISKERFRTEKREVVIHGHCHQKALSSVNFIKKVLSFPEHYEASVIASGCCGMAGSFGFDREHYSTSMQIGELVLFPAVRKQAEDVIIAAPGTSCRHQIKDGTGREALHPAEVLWEALV, from the coding sequence ATGAACACGGAACAGATCGTGCAGGCCTTCCGGGAAGTAAAAACCGGGCTGGAAGGGGATATTTTTTTTGAAGATACCGTGCCGGACCGGACGGTGCTGATGGCCTATGCCACAGACGCCTCCGTGTACCAGGAACATCCGATGGGTGTGGCACTGCCGAAGAACAAAGCAGATATCTGCCGGCTGGTAAAGCTGAGCAAAACGTACAACATCCCGCTGATCCCCCGCACGGCCGGCACTTCACTGGCCGGACAGGTGGTGGGGAACGGGCTCGTAGTAGATGTGTCCCGCTACATGAACCGGATACTGGAAGTGAATACAGCGGAAAAATGGGTGCGTGTGGAACCCGGCCTGGAGCGCGATGTGCTGAACGAGTTGTTGTTGCCGCACGGGCTTTTTTTCGGTCCTGAAACGTCCACCTCCAATCGTGCAATGATCGGGGGGATGATCGGGAACAATTCCTGCGGGCTGCATTCCATGGTCTGGGGCACTACAAGGGATAATCTGCTTTCCGTCAATGTGGTGCTTGGGAATGGTAATGAAGCAGTATTTGCGGATGTGGATGAGCATAGCCTGCAGGAGAAGCTGGCATTGGAGGGCTTTGAAGGATCGATCTATCGCTCCCTGCATGCACTGTTATCGGATAAGGATAACCAGCAGGCAATTGAAGACGGATATCCGGCAAAGTCGCTGCGCCGCCGGAATACAGGCTACGCATTGGATGCGCTGGTAAATACAACGCCTTACCTGGGCGGCTTCGTACCTTTTAATCTCTCTCACCTGATCGCAGGCTCCGAAGGCACGCTGGCCTTCATAACGGAGGCAAAACTCCGGCTGATGGAGCTGCCACCGAAGGTGAACGGCCTTGTCTGCGTGCATTGCACCAGCCTGAAAGAATCCCTGCAGGTGAACCTGATCGCGGTACGCCATCCCGTTACGGCATCTGAGCTGGTGGATGATGTGATCATGAATTTTACAAAAGATCATCCAGAGCATCAGCAGAACCGGTTCTTCATTGCAGGCGATCCTGCAGCCGTACTGATGGTGGAATTCATGTGCCATACGGAAGAAGCATTGAAAGCGCAGACAGATGCTTTTATTAATGAAGTAAAAGCGCAGGGGCTTGGTTATGCATATCCTTTGCTGCGCGGGGCGGAGATCAACCCCGCCTGGAACCTGCGCAAATCCGGACTGGGCCTGCTGCGCAATATCAAGGGCGATGCGCAGCCAGTAAACCTTATCGAGGACTGTGCAGTGGACCCGGAATATCTGCCGGACTATATTGCGGACCTGCAGGAGGTGCTGCGTTCCATGAACCTGCAGGCGTCCTATTACGCCCATGCCGGCGCAGGCGAGCTGCATGTGGAGCCGCTCATCAACCTGAAAAGCAGTGAAGGGAAGATCATCTTCCGTTCCCTGCTGGCGAAAACAGCGGCGATCGTAAAAAAGTATAAGGGGTCGCTGAGCGGGGAACATGGCGACGGCCGCTTACGGGGCGAGTTCATCCGCTTCATGCTGGGTGAGCATTGCTACCGGCTCTGTAAAACGGTCAAACAGATATTTGATCCTTCGAACATGCTGAATCCCGGCAAGATCGTTGATCCGCCGCCGATGGACCAGTCGTTCCGCTTCAAGGAACCGGCCCGGGGGCCGAAGGTCAAAACCCATTTTGATTTTTCTGAAGAGGGCGGTATTCTGGCGCTGGCGGAAAAATGCTCCGGTTCCGGAGATTGCCGCAAGACCCATTTCGCCGGAGGTACGATGTGCCCCAGCTATATGGCCACCCGCTTTGAAAGGGATACGACCCGTGCAAGGGCCAATGTGCTGCGGCAGTTCCTTGCGCAGGACAATACGGCCAAAGCATTTGATCATGACGAGATACACGAGGCAATGGACCTCTGCCTTTCCTGCAAAGGCTGCAAATCGGAATGCCCCTCCAGTGTGGATGTATCCAAACTCAAAGCAGAGTTCCTCCAACAATATTACGATCAGCATGGGATTCCCCTGAAAGCCCGGATGATAGCAGAATTCCCCAGGCTTACTAAGCTGGCTTCCGCCATGCCGCGGTTATTCAACTTCGCGATAGCGAACAAGTACACCGGCGGGCTGTTGAAACGGGTGATGAATATGGCGCCGGAGCGTGAAGTGCCGGCATTGCATGCATTCACCCTCAGATCCTGGTACCGGCGGTTCAGGCGGGAGAAAAAAGGGATGGAATATACCGGCAAAGTGTACCTGTTCTGCGATGAATTCACCAATTATAACGATGTGGGCATCGGGATGCGGTGCATTGAACTGCTGACGGCACTGGGTTATGAAGTGGTCATACCGGACCACCAGGAGAGCGGGCGCACGCATCTCTCCAAAGGCCTTGTGAAAAGAGCGAAGGCCATTGCCGCGAAGAATGTGGAGCAGCTGGCGTTCATCGCTGACGGCCCTTATCCGCTCATCGGTCTGGAACCTTCCGCTATATTGACCTTCAGGGATGAGTACGTGGATCTTGTGCCAGCCGCGCTGAAAGACAAAGCCAGGGCGCTGGCGGGGAAGGTGATGTTGTTCGAGGAGTTCATGGCCGCGGAGATGGACGCCGGAAGAATATCCAAAGAACGTTTCCGGACGGAAAAGCGCGAAGTGGTCATTCACGGGCATTGCCACCAGAAAGCCCTGTCATCCGTCAATTTTATAAAGAAAGTATTATCGTTTCCCGAGCATTATGAAGCCAGTGTGATCGCATCCGGCTGTTGCGGCATGGCCGGGTCTTTCGGGTTCGACCGGGAGCATTACAGCACATCCATGCAGATAGGGGAGCTGGTGTTGTTCCCCGCGGTGCGGAAACAGGCGGAGGATGTGATCATTGCGGCGCCCGGCACCAGCTGCCGGCACCAGATCAAGGATGGTACCGGCAGGGAGGCTTTGCATCCTGCGGAGGTGTTGTGGGAAGCGCTGGTATGA
- a CDS encoding VOC family protein, producing the protein MKLNAGIVTSKLVESKAFYTTVLGMGVTFENEFYLLLHTPGGETAISFLLPDHPSQQPLFRKPFTGQGMYLTIEVEDVDKMYNELKKKGIPIKIDIRDEPWGDRHFAVQDPNGIGIDIVKYSPPAE; encoded by the coding sequence ATGAAACTGAATGCAGGCATCGTAACCTCCAAACTGGTGGAAAGCAAAGCCTTTTACACAACAGTACTGGGCATGGGCGTAACCTTCGAGAATGAATTCTATCTTTTGCTGCACACTCCGGGCGGGGAAACGGCCATCAGCTTCCTGCTGCCTGACCATCCATCGCAGCAGCCGCTTTTCCGGAAGCCATTCACCGGGCAGGGCATGTACCTGACGATAGAAGTAGAAGATGTTGACAAAATGTACAATGAGCTGAAGAAAAAAGGAATCCCTATCAAGATCGATATACGGGATGAACCTTGGGGCGACCGTCACTTTGCGGTGCAGGACCCCAACGGCATTGGTATCGATATCGTGAAATATTCACCTCCGGCGGAATAA
- a CDS encoding helix-turn-helix domain-containing protein has translation MIRQAGNDVRYREILPAAALAPFIHCYWELETIRPLKTPFNYRVVADGCIDIFFELQQPQENFVMGFCNQYTEFRLEHSFHYIGIRFLPTMFPQLFPVNAAELSNRFEDLRAVVPSMAGFIADNIHPDHDLEQISAMLNIHLGRLTEDRSFNADGRLYEAIRIILQHEGTLSTEKMLDTGISPRQLRRLFEYYIGDTPKTFSKVVRFQNSLRKGAGSFDAGYYDQSHFIKDFKTFYGATPRQAQQDR, from the coding sequence TTGATCCGGCAAGCAGGGAACGATGTGCGCTACCGGGAGATACTGCCCGCAGCGGCACTGGCGCCTTTCATTCACTGTTACTGGGAACTGGAGACCATCCGGCCGCTGAAAACACCATTCAATTACCGCGTAGTGGCGGACGGCTGCATCGATATATTCTTTGAACTGCAGCAGCCGCAGGAGAACTTCGTGATGGGCTTCTGCAACCAGTACACCGAATTCCGGCTGGAGCACAGCTTTCATTATATCGGCATAAGGTTCCTCCCTACCATGTTCCCGCAACTGTTCCCGGTAAACGCTGCCGAGCTGAGCAACCGTTTTGAAGACCTCCGGGCGGTTGTTCCTTCCATGGCGGGATTTATTGCGGACAATATTCACCCGGACCATGACCTGGAACAGATCAGCGCAATGCTCAATATCCATCTTGGCCGGCTCACGGAAGACCGTTCGTTCAATGCAGATGGGCGACTGTATGAAGCGATCCGCATCATCCTGCAACACGAAGGAACACTGAGCACGGAAAAAATGCTGGACACCGGCATCAGTCCCCGGCAACTCCGCAGGCTGTTTGAATATTACATCGGCGATACCCCGAAGACCTTCAGCAAAGTGGTGCGCTTCCAGAACAGCCTGCGAAAAGGGGCCGGGTCATTCGATGCAGGGTATTACGACCAGTCCCACTTCATCAAGGATTTCAAGACCTTTTACGGCGCCACTCCCCGCCAGGCGCAACAGGACCGATAA
- a CDS encoding SDR family NAD(P)-dependent oxidoreductase, with the protein MLLSNKNAVIYGAGGSIGGAVARAFAAEGATVFLTGPHRASLQIVADDILGAGGKAEISELDALDKGAVDAHLGMMVQKAGSVDISFNAVGLKDTQSIPLTEMVLDDFLRPVSIAMQTQFLTATAAGRAMMKQGAGVILSITATPGGIGYPLVGGFGPACCAIESFSRDLASELGIYGVRVVNIRSGGSPDTRIFREALESEPQIGAGFLQKLEDDTMLKKLPLMADIANTAVFLASDKAGRITGNTVDVTCGTTAALNYKMQVIPFV; encoded by the coding sequence ATGTTACTTTCCAACAAAAATGCTGTTATATACGGGGCTGGCGGCTCTATTGGCGGAGCGGTGGCGCGTGCTTTCGCTGCAGAAGGCGCAACAGTTTTCCTGACCGGTCCGCACCGGGCATCATTACAGATCGTTGCGGACGATATCCTGGGCGCCGGCGGCAAGGCTGAGATATCGGAACTGGATGCGCTGGACAAAGGCGCGGTAGATGCGCATCTGGGTATGATGGTGCAAAAAGCCGGTTCCGTGGATATTTCCTTTAATGCGGTAGGCCTTAAAGACACGCAGAGCATTCCATTGACAGAAATGGTACTGGATGATTTTCTGCGTCCCGTCAGCATTGCGATGCAAACACAATTCCTGACGGCAACCGCGGCCGGCCGGGCAATGATGAAACAGGGAGCAGGGGTGATCTTGTCCATAACGGCAACACCCGGCGGGATCGGGTATCCGCTGGTAGGCGGTTTTGGGCCGGCCTGCTGCGCGATCGAGAGCTTTTCCCGGGACCTGGCCTCGGAACTTGGGATATATGGTGTGCGGGTAGTGAACATCCGGTCCGGCGGCTCGCCGGACACGAGGATATTCCGGGAAGCGCTGGAAAGCGAACCGCAGATAGGCGCCGGTTTTCTGCAAAAACTGGAGGACGATACCATGCTCAAGAAATTGCCGCTGATGGCGGATATTGCCAATACAGCGGTTTTTCTGGCATCCGATAAAGCAGGAAGAATAACCGGCAATACGGTGGATGTGACCTGCGGCACTACTGCCGCGCTGAATTACAAAATGCAGGTTATCCCGTTCGTGTAA
- a CDS encoding DoxX family protein, protein MKKTNIIFWILTALFALYMGGGAIPGLMGDAQSAAVMEQLGYPPYLMVFLSLAKLLGSIAILVPGFQRIKEWAYAGLFFDLTGATYSLLMSGEGAGAMAFMLVGFLLFAGSYIFYHKRRKAAVEAGLRPAY, encoded by the coding sequence ATGAAAAAGACAAACATCATCTTCTGGATCCTGACCGCACTCTTTGCACTTTACATGGGAGGGGGAGCTATTCCCGGCCTGATGGGCGATGCCCAATCCGCTGCAGTGATGGAACAGCTGGGATATCCTCCTTATCTCATGGTATTCCTGAGCCTGGCGAAGTTGCTTGGTTCCATAGCGATACTTGTTCCTGGTTTTCAAAGGATCAAGGAGTGGGCATATGCCGGGCTTTTTTTCGATCTGACCGGTGCTACCTATTCTCTGCTGATGAGCGGAGAAGGCGCGGGCGCGATGGCTTTTATGCTGGTGGGCTTCCTGCTCTTCGCCGGATCATATATCTTCTATCATAAAAGGCGAAAAGCCGCCGTTGAAGCAGGTTTGCGCCCGGCTTACTGA
- a CDS encoding type II toxin-antitoxin system HigB family toxin: protein MVIISKAPLREFYEKHPDAQDALEKWYDETKAADWRNFAELKCTFNSADAVGKDRYIFNIRGNHYRLIALIIFRIRTVFILFVGTHCEYDGVNAATITFK, encoded by the coding sequence ATGGTAATTATTTCAAAAGCTCCACTCAGGGAGTTTTATGAAAAGCATCCTGATGCCCAGGATGCATTGGAAAAATGGTATGACGAAACGAAAGCCGCGGACTGGCGGAACTTTGCGGAATTGAAATGTACATTCAATTCCGCCGATGCGGTAGGCAAAGACAGGTATATATTCAATATCAGAGGAAATCACTACCGTTTGATCGCATTGATCATTTTCAGGATAAGAACGGTTTTTATATTATTTGTTGGCACGCACTGCGAATACGACGGGGTGAATGCCGCAACCATAACTTTCAAGTAA
- a CDS encoding helix-turn-helix domain-containing protein: protein MKHQITSRKAYHETMVTIYKLMDKGEDNLKPEELKKLSAMVVAAEKYEDEVLGLKPQKEPETIAEAVELKMFEHKLTQSKLAEKLGLANSKLSEILSGKRKPDVQFLKVLYKVLKIDAGFLLEHA from the coding sequence ATGAAACACCAGATCACTTCCCGGAAAGCTTACCATGAAACCATGGTAACCATCTACAAACTGATGGACAAAGGCGAGGACAACCTGAAGCCCGAAGAGCTGAAAAAACTTTCGGCGATGGTCGTTGCCGCAGAAAAATACGAAGACGAAGTGCTTGGGCTGAAGCCGCAGAAGGAACCGGAGACGATAGCCGAGGCGGTTGAGCTGAAGATGTTCGAGCACAAACTGACCCAGTCCAAACTCGCGGAAAAGCTTGGGCTGGCGAACTCAAAACTTTCCGAGATACTTTCCGGTAAACGGAAACCGGACGTACAATTCTTAAAGGTACTGTACAAAGTCCTGAAGATCGACGCAGGCTTTTTGCTGGAACACGCGTAG
- a CDS encoding DinB family protein, with product MRFSWSLLCSILLLNLSVTAQTTDSLFLKAAVIKLENARAYTLKVARLMPEEKYAYKPVPEEMSFGEQLLHLGTNLGWLSSSYIGEGNNPVTKADATLQKKEEIIKTLERAYDFALNALRNFSPEKLSDNVKFFAGPMTRLQIINLLNDHQTHHRGQLLVYLRLNGIKPPAYVGW from the coding sequence ATGCGATTTTCCTGGTCACTGCTTTGCAGCATCTTACTGCTCAACCTTTCCGTAACCGCACAAACAACAGATTCCCTGTTCCTCAAAGCGGCCGTCATCAAACTGGAAAACGCGAGAGCATACACATTGAAAGTAGCCCGGCTGATGCCGGAGGAAAAATATGCCTACAAACCTGTACCGGAAGAAATGTCCTTCGGGGAGCAGCTGCTGCACCTGGGCACCAACCTCGGCTGGTTAAGTTCCTCCTACATTGGCGAGGGAAATAATCCCGTTACAAAAGCCGATGCAACGCTGCAAAAGAAAGAAGAAATAATAAAGACACTGGAAAGGGCCTACGACTTTGCGTTGAATGCGCTCCGGAATTTCTCGCCGGAGAAACTGTCAGACAACGTGAAATTCTTTGCCGGCCCGATGACCCGCCTGCAGATCATCAACCTGCTGAATGACCATCAAACCCATCACCGGGGGCAGCTGCTGGTCTACCTGCGGCTGAATGGCATCAAACCGCCGGCATACGTTGGCTGGTAA
- a CDS encoding isoaspartyl peptidase/L-asparaginase family protein: MTRRQWLPALLLLLLASSCTSAQEEPAGNYVLVIHGGAGTITRNNMTADMEAAYTAALESSLKKGYAILQSGGSSLDAVEACIRMLEDDSLFNAGKGAVFTHDGSNELDASVMDGKTLAAGAVAGVRTVRNPITLARAVMEKSPHVMMAGRGAEQFAKEAGIEIVDTAYFRTEKSWKGLQRALQQDSLKALANPDTKFGTVGCVALDKQGNLAAGTSTGGMTNKKFGRIGDSPVIGAGTYANNNTVAVSGTGWGEFYIRNVVAYDLSALMEYKGLSVQEAGKTVIKKVGDLGGNGGLIALDKNGNMAMPFNTEGMYRGSATKDGRIGILIYKD; encoded by the coding sequence ATGACCCGGAGACAATGGCTTCCCGCATTGCTGTTACTTTTGCTTGCATCTTCCTGTACAAGCGCCCAGGAAGAACCGGCCGGAAATTACGTCCTGGTGATCCATGGCGGCGCCGGCACCATTACCAGGAACAACATGACGGCAGACATGGAAGCGGCTTATACCGCAGCACTGGAAAGCTCGCTGAAAAAAGGATATGCCATCCTGCAGTCCGGCGGTTCCAGTCTTGATGCAGTGGAAGCATGCATCCGCATGCTGGAAGACGATTCGCTGTTCAATGCCGGCAAAGGCGCAGTTTTCACACATGACGGCAGCAATGAGCTGGATGCCTCCGTGATGGATGGTAAAACGCTGGCTGCCGGTGCTGTGGCAGGAGTACGCACCGTCCGGAACCCCATTACGCTCGCCCGTGCCGTGATGGAAAAATCCCCGCACGTGATGATGGCAGGCCGCGGCGCGGAGCAATTCGCAAAGGAAGCGGGCATCGAAATAGTGGACACAGCGTATTTCAGAACAGAGAAAAGCTGGAAAGGGTTACAAAGGGCCTTGCAACAGGATTCCCTGAAAGCCCTGGCAAACCCTGATACAAAATTCGGCACCGTAGGCTGCGTTGCGCTGGATAAACAAGGCAACCTGGCCGCAGGCACTTCCACCGGTGGCATGACCAACAAAAAATTCGGGCGCATCGGGGACTCCCCTGTCATCGGCGCCGGTACCTATGCCAATAACAATACCGTTGCTGTTTCCGGCACCGGATGGGGGGAGTTCTATATCCGCAATGTAGTGGCCTACGATCTCTCCGCGCTCATGGAATACAAAGGGCTGTCTGTACAGGAAGCCGGTAAAACCGTTATCAAAAAAGTGGGAGACCTCGGCGGCAACGGAGGGCTGATAGCGCTGGACAAAAACGGGAACATGGCCATGCCATTTAATACCGAAGGGATGTACCGCGGCAGTGCGACCAAAGACGGCAGGATCGGGATACTGATCTACAAAGATTAA
- a CDS encoding OmpA family protein — protein MKLLPLLTMLAATLLTINECQAQILDKIERKVRNRVDRKIDRTIDKGLDKAEKGIDDAAKKEKPAAGRQAPAVTTQAKIDSRYDFVPGETALFSDDLLSDNIGDFPAHWNTNGSGEVVTLNGQPERWLKIPHNTITYPENNKPLPENFTITFDLFYPEAGARPPITFGFSEHINPVKNKLAGKKLLYFKVDHIKDLVGSSTSIYSGREDNKSWPVNSAAGKPLRVSISVNKTRIRLYLEQDKVFDLPRAFEPASLRNNFHFRAVDILPAARQPFFVGNLRIAEGNSDFRSKLLAGEKITTTAILFDVNTAGIKPLSYGVIREIAMVMQENKALRLKITGHTDGDGSDNANMELSKRRAEAIKKALEEQYGITAARLETEGKGESAPIADNNSAEGKSRNRRVEFTPLR, from the coding sequence ATGAAACTCCTCCCCCTGCTGACCATGCTGGCTGCCACCCTGCTTACGATCAACGAATGCCAGGCCCAGATACTGGACAAGATCGAAAGAAAGGTCAGGAACCGGGTAGACCGGAAAATTGACAGAACAATAGATAAAGGGCTTGACAAAGCAGAAAAGGGAATTGACGATGCTGCCAAAAAAGAGAAGCCTGCCGCCGGCAGGCAAGCCCCCGCTGTAACAACGCAGGCAAAAATAGACTCCCGGTACGACTTCGTTCCGGGAGAGACCGCACTGTTCAGCGATGACCTGCTGTCAGACAACATCGGTGATTTTCCCGCACACTGGAACACCAACGGATCCGGCGAAGTGGTCACGCTCAACGGGCAACCGGAAAGATGGCTGAAAATTCCGCACAACACCATCACCTATCCTGAAAACAATAAACCACTGCCGGAAAACTTCACCATAACATTCGATCTGTTCTATCCGGAAGCCGGCGCGCGTCCGCCTATCACCTTCGGTTTTTCCGAGCACATCAATCCTGTAAAAAATAAACTGGCCGGTAAAAAACTCCTCTATTTCAAAGTCGATCATATCAAAGACCTCGTAGGCAGCAGCACCAGCATATATTCCGGGAGGGAGGACAATAAATCCTGGCCGGTGAACAGCGCGGCCGGCAAACCTTTGCGGGTCAGTATCAGTGTCAATAAAACCCGGATACGCCTGTATCTTGAACAGGATAAGGTATTCGATCTGCCCAGGGCCTTTGAGCCTGCCAGCCTGCGCAACAATTTCCATTTCAGGGCGGTGGATATATTGCCAGCCGCCAGGCAGCCGTTTTTTGTGGGGAACCTCCGCATTGCCGAAGGTAATTCCGACTTCAGGAGCAAACTGCTGGCCGGAGAAAAGATAACGACAACAGCCATTCTTTTCGATGTAAATACCGCCGGTATCAAACCCCTGTCCTATGGCGTCATCCGGGAAATAGCGATGGTCATGCAGGAGAACAAGGCCCTGCGTCTGAAAATTACCGGGCATACGGACGGGGATGGATCGGACAATGCCAACATGGAATTGTCGAAACGACGAGCGGAAGCCATCAAAAAAGCCCTGGAAGAACAGTACGGTATAACAGCCGCACGACTGGAAACCGAAGGTAAAGGCGAATCCGCACCCATCGCAGACAATAACTCGGCAGAAGGAAAATCCCGGAACCGCCGGGTAGAATTTACCCCATTGCGATAA
- a CDS encoding collagen-like protein: MKHYLFLLLFLSFAAVRCSKDGATGAQGEPGPTGPQGVQGIAGPAGVPGSQIHSGTGVPATTIGVNGDYFVDKTAAQLYGPKTATGWGTPVALRGPAGAAGTNGANGSRIHSGTGAPSAATGVAGDFYFDRAAAVMYGPKTASSWGTGVPLRIARVISYMVTRPSELAWNTSHLLDIGNTILPIPADIKENGVILMYIVIRGTLTTDTWHQIPGHIFLANPAVNYYFIGTRVAPTYIRIVAYNEDGSDLPAGTNPPNANKLRVILIPADEMNTISRKAGPPVDLKDYEAVKAAFDLYDENAITIH; this comes from the coding sequence CGAACCGGGCCCCACCGGGCCTCAGGGTGTACAAGGCATTGCCGGTCCGGCCGGTGTGCCCGGATCACAGATACACAGCGGCACCGGTGTTCCCGCCACGACTATCGGTGTGAACGGGGACTATTTCGTGGATAAAACTGCGGCCCAGCTATACGGTCCCAAAACTGCCACTGGCTGGGGGACGCCCGTTGCGCTGAGAGGCCCCGCAGGCGCCGCTGGCACTAACGGCGCCAATGGTTCACGCATACACAGCGGCACCGGCGCACCCAGCGCCGCAACCGGCGTTGCCGGTGATTTTTATTTTGACCGGGCTGCCGCCGTGATGTATGGCCCTAAAACGGCAAGCAGCTGGGGCACAGGTGTTCCGCTGCGCATCGCGCGGGTCATATCCTATATGGTCACCAGACCTTCCGAGCTTGCCTGGAACACCTCGCACCTGCTCGATATCGGGAATACCATCCTGCCCATTCCGGCGGACATCAAAGAAAACGGCGTCATATTGATGTACATCGTCATCCGCGGAACGCTCACCACCGATACCTGGCACCAGATCCCGGGGCATATCTTTCTTGCTAATCCTGCTGTGAATTATTACTTCATCGGCACAAGAGTGGCGCCAACCTATATCAGGATCGTGGCCTATAACGAAGATGGAAGCGACCTTCCGGCCGGCACCAACCCGCCGAACGCCAACAAGCTCAGGGTGATCCTCATCCCGGCAGACGAGATGAATACCATTTCCCGGAAGGCAGGCCCTCCCGTTGACCTGAAAGACTATGAGGCCGTAAAAGCCGCTTTCGATCTATATGATGAAAACGCTATTACGATCCATTAA